A region of Lycium barbarum isolate Lr01 chromosome 3, ASM1917538v2, whole genome shotgun sequence DNA encodes the following proteins:
- the LOC132632564 gene encoding E3 ubiquitin-protein ligase RGLG2-like yields the protein MGGKSSKRSTTGRYASFGSSSQSGYPYAPPPYTQPSYNYPPPPSYQTYGGPPPEARKRLERKYSKIDDDYNSLEQVTDALARAGLESSNLIVGIDFTKSNEWTGARSFHRKSLHHIGDGQNPYEQAISIIGRTLSKFDEDNLIPCFGFGDASTHDQEVFSFYPDEKFCNGFEEVLGRYRELVPQLRLAGPTSFAPIIEMAITIVEQSGGQYHVLLIIADGQVTRSVDTANGQLSPQEKRTVEAIVKASQYPLSIILVGVGDGPWDMMREFDDNIPARAFDNFQFVNFTDIMSKNVDRSRKEAEFALSALMEIPSQYKATLELNILGARRGNEIDRIPLHPPRYGAASFGTTSKPSQKSSYHPSAPSSSGYNSAVGSGHNSAIGSSHPASSADNQLCPICITNPKDMAFGCGHQTCCECGQDLQLCPICRDSIQTRIRLY from the exons ATGGGTGGCAAGAGTTCAAAGAGGTCAACAACTGGTCGATATGCGTCATTCGGCTCCAGTTCACAATCAGGTTATCCATATGCACCGCCACCATATACTCAACCAAGCTACAATTATCCACCGCCACCTTCTTATCAAACATATGGTGGTCCACCTCCTGAAGCAAGGAAAAGGCTTGAGAGGAAATACTCAAAGATAGATGATGACTACAACAGCTTAGAGCAG GTCACTGATGCCCTTGCACGTGCTGGGTTAGAGTCTTCGAACttaattgttggcattgatttTACCAAGAGCAATGAGTGGACTG GTGCAAGGTCATTCCACCGGAAAAGTTTGCATCACATTGGGGATGGGCAAAATCCATATGAGCAAGCAATATCGATCATTGGAAGAACACTGTCAAAATTTGATGAGGACAACCTAATTCCTTGTTTCGGATTTGGAGATG CCTCAACACATGATCAAGAAGTCTTCAGCTTCTATCCCGATGAGAAATTTTGCAATGGATTCGAGGAAGTACTGGGTAGATATAGAGAATTAGTTCCCCAATTACGGCTTGCAG GACCAACATCATTTGCTCCTATTATTGAAATGGCAATAACTATTGTTGAGCAGAGTGGTGGTCAATACCATGTTCTATTGATAATAGCGGATGGACAG GTTACAAGAAGTGTAGATACTGCGAATGGTCAATTAAGCCCTCAAGAGAAGAGAACAGTTGAAGCAATTGTTAAAGCTAG TCAATACCCCTTGTCAATTATTTTGGTTGGGGTTGGAGATGGGCCATGGGACATGATGAGGGAATTTGATGACAATATCCCTGCTCGAGCCTTTGACAATTTCCAG TTTGTTAATTTTACAGATATCATGTCAAAAAATGTGGATCGGTCTAGGAAAGAAGCAGAGTTTGCCTTATCAGCATTGATGGAAATACCTTCTCAGTACAAAGCAACTCTGGAGCTGAACATTCTGGG TGCTCGTAGAGGTAATGAAATTGACAGGATTCCTCTCCACCCTCCTCGCTATGGTGCAGCTTCTTTTGGCACAACATCAAAACCATCACAAAAAAGTAGTTACCATCCTAGTGCACCTTCTTCTAGCGGATACAATTCAGCTGTTGGAAGCGGACACAATTCAGCTATTGGATCAAGTCATCCAGCAAGTTCTGCAGATAATCAA CTTTGTCCCATCTGCATAACCAATCCAAAGGACATGGCATTTGGTTGCGGACATCAG acatgttgtgaatgtgggcaaGATCTGCAGTTGTGCCCCATCTGTCGGGACAGCATTCAAACCAGGATAAGACTTTACTGA
- the LOC132631361 gene encoding cytochrome P450 736A117-like, producing MKTHDLIFSDRPKSNVNKKLLYDFKDVAAAPYGEYWRQLRSICVLQLLSNKRVQSFRVVREEETALLLKKIREFSPEAVNLSELFMTLTNDIVSRAAFGRKYSGGESGEKFRKLMKEVAGLLGGFDFGTLLPSLAWIDRLSGLEAKVERVAKEMDEFLEGVVEEHLDSHSRVRDLLGERVENEKREDFVDVLLEIYKQNMDGFSIDRDGIKALILDIFAAGTDTTYTVLEWAMTELLRHPGAMNKLQNEAREIAKGRNEIVSENHLDKMHYLKAVIKETLRLHPPIPLLLPRRARQDVKVMGYDVAAGTMVITNGCAIGRDPAIWDDAEEFKPERFLNSSIDFKGNDFGLIPFGAGRRGCPGISFAMAANELVLANVVRDFDWELPNGTKGDDLDMTECTGLTIHRKVPLFAVATPYTS from the exons ATGAAAACACATGACCTTATTTTCAGTGACAGGCCTAAGTCCAACGTCAACAAGAAACTTCTATACGACTTTAAGGATGTCGCTGCCGCGCCTTATGGAGAGTACTGGAGACAATTGCGAAGCATTTGTGTCCTTCAATTGCTTAGCAACAAAAGGGTTCAATCTTTTCGCGTTGTGAGGGAAGAAGAGACTGCCCTTTTACTCAAGAAAATCAGGGAGTTTTCTCCAGAGGCAGTGAATTTAAGTGAGTTGTTTATGACACTTACAAATGATATTGTGAGCAGAGCAGCTTTTGGGAGGAAATATAGTGGAGGGGAGAGTGGAGAGAAGTTTAGGAAGTTGATGAAGGAAGTTGCGGGATTATTAGGTGGATTTGATTTTGGAACTCTTTTGCCTTCACTTGCATGGATTGATAGACTGAGTGGTTTAGAAGCAAAAGTGGAGAGAGTTGCCAAGGAGATGGATGAGTTTCTTGAAGGAGTAGTCGAAGAACATTTAGATAGTCATTCAAGAGTGAGGGACTTGTTGGGGGAAagagtggaaaatgaaaaaaGAGAGGACTTTGTTGATGTTTTGCTTGAGATTTACAAGCAAAACATGGATGGCTTTTCCATTGACAGAGATGGCATCAAAGCTCTCATTTTG GATATCTTCGCGGCTGGAACCGATACAACTTACACTGTATTGGAATGGGCCATGACAGAGCTTCTAAGGCATCCTGGAGCCATGAACAAACTTCAGAATGAAGCGAGGGAAATAGCTAAAGGGAGAAATGAAATAGTATCTGAGAATCACTTAGACAAAATGCATTACTTAAAAGCAGTAATTAAGGAAACTTTGCGCCTACATCCTCCCATTCCTCTGTTACTTCCCCGACGAGCCAGACAAGATGTTAAGGTAATGGGATACGATGTTGCAGCTGGAACTATGGTAATAACAAATGGTTGTGCAATTGGAAGGGACCCTGCTATTTGGGATGATGCAGAGGAGTTTAAGCCAGAGAGATTCTTGAATTCTTCTATCGATTTTAAAGGGAATGATTTTGGATTAATACCTTTTGGTGCAGGAAGAAGGGGATGTCCTGGAATTTCATTTGCGATGGCTGCTAATGAGCTTGTACTGGCAAATGTTGTGAGGGATTTTGATTGGGAATTGCCAAATGGAACAAAGGGGGATGATTTGGATATGACAGAATGCACTGGTTTAACCATTCACAGGAAAGTTCCTCTGTTTGCTGTTGCAACTCCATACACCTCCTAG